In Solenopsis invicta isolate M01_SB chromosome 9, UNIL_Sinv_3.0, whole genome shotgun sequence, the sequence AGTGACAAAACTGACGAAATTATAAACTGGATTGTTTTACgagttatacatattttttcgagattttatctttattttaaattagaagaaaataagcagtcttaaatttaattgtaaaattgcttattttcttttaatttaaataaagatagaatcttgaaaaaatatgtataactcGTGAAATAatccaatttataatttcattgctCTATGCAATATTTACCAGCTAACAGTTACGGAGATCGccttatatagttttatttattaaacaagctgtaaatataagaaatacatatttatttttattatgtggaaaatatgtatgtatttttattacagtCGCATATAATGGCAGCACGCAATGTGGCAAACATCCTTAAAACATCGTTGGGGCCTAAGGGATTGGACAAGTTAATGGTGAGCTCAGATGGAGACGTCACTGTAACCAATGATGGTGCAACAATCTTGAAAAACATGGATGTCGATCACGAAATAGCCAAGCTGATGGTTCAATTGTCGAATTCTCAAGATGACGAGATTGGTGATGGTACAACTGGAGTAGTCGTGTTAGCTGGTGCACTTCTGGAACAAGCTGAACAGCTGCTGGACAAGGGTATTCATCCAATCAGAATTGCTGACGGTTTTGAATTGGCAGCCAAGTGTGCAACTGAGCATCTCAAGACAATAACAGACGATTTCAAAGGAACCCCAGAAAATTTGGAGCCTTATATCGACATAGCTATGACTTCATTAGgttcaaaaatgtaataaaatttttgtttttttatttttgtttttttaaattctctaattatttttatatttaatatgtcttcatatatttatttgttacagcATTAACAAGCATCACAGGCAGATGGCGGAAATTGCTGTGCAAGCTGTATTGGCAGTTATGGATCCTGTCACTCGCGACGCTAACTTTGAACTAATTAAGATAGAAGGAAAAGTTGGTGGTAGATTGGAGGATACTGTCTTAGTACGCGGTGTCATTGTCGATAAAGACTTCAGTCATCCACAAATGCCGAAGGTAATATTCGAAAAGTGTCTTGCGTCAGATTTTGgctttttgataaattatatactaCTTTTAATGTCTATGTAATTTTACAGAGATTAGAAAACGTCAAACTAGCCATCTTGACATGTCCATTTGAACCACCAAAACCGAAAACGAAGCACAAGTTGGATGTCACGTCGGTCGACGACTACAGAGCCTTGCGTGATTACGAGCGCGAGAAGTTCACGGAAATGGTGAAACAGGTTAAAGCAGCCGGCACGACACTAGCTATTTGTCAGTGGGGCTTTGACGACGAAGCTAACCATCTTCTGCTGCAGAATGATTTGCCCGCGGTTAGATGGGTCGGCGGCCCAGAGATTGAAGTATGTGGTCTTTATAATTTCATTCCTCttcaaatttcttattaattttaattatttttataacttgtattatatatataaattttaattatttatatatttatattttaatgatgaaaaaaaagcCTAGAGGAGGTGCGAGTGTTCGGGGAACTGACTTATCATAGTATTGGAAGTAGTAATTTTCTCGTAAGTTAATGTCAAATTAactttcgaaaaaaataaaaaaactttcaaaaccAGATAGGTTGATGATCTGGCTCTCGTGGTGGCTCCAATGATCCAAAGATTATGAGatctgaaaaataataatcttttttatcgtattatatgtttttatgtgaaatatacataaaagaatCAAATCTTCTTTTCAGCTCATTGCTATTGCAACCGGCGGACGTATTGTACCTCGTTTCGAGGAATTAACGCCGGAAAAACTTGGTCATGCCGGTGTTGTCAGGGAATTGAC encodes:
- the LOC105207392 gene encoding T-complex protein 1 subunit epsilon, translated to MTAIPGTVAFDEYGRPFIIIRDQEKQRRLTGHDAIKSHIMAARNVANILKTSLGPKGLDKLMVSSDGDVTVTNDGATILKNMDVDHEIAKLMVQLSNSQDDEIGDGTTGVVVLAGALLEQAEQLLDKGIHPIRIADGFELAAKCATEHLKTITDDFKGTPENLEPYIDIAMTSLGSKIINKHHRQMAEIAVQAVLAVMDPVTRDANFELIKIEGKVGGRLEDTVLVRGVIVDKDFSHPQMPKRLENVKLAILTCPFEPPKPKTKHKLDVTSVDDYRALRDYEREKFTEMVKQVKAAGTTLAICQWGFDDEANHLLLQNDLPAVRWVGGPEIELIAIATGGRIVPRFEELTPEKLGHAGVVRELTFGTTKDRMLVIEECQNSRAVTIFIRGGNKMIIEEAKRSLHDALCTVRNVVKDNKILYGGGAAEISCSLTCMAQADKISTLEQYAFRAFAEALESVPMALAENSGLSPVDTIAEIKARQLAEKNPALGIDCLNRGTANMKRQNVIETLASKTQQILLATQLVKMILKIDDIRSSHDGGS